In Thermotomaculum hydrothermale, a single genomic region encodes these proteins:
- a CDS encoding phosphoglycerate kinase, which produces MSKATIKDLDLKGKRVFIRVDFNVPVKNGVVTDDNRIVSALPTINYALEKGAKIILASHRGRPKGEGFEEDYSMKPVFLRLKSEFGDNVFYSEKVIGEEVVKKSQELKEGQILLIENLRFEKGEKKSDPEFAKELRKLSDLYVNDAFGTCHRKDASVYVLPTLYEKPVAGFLVEKEIHYFENVLANPEKPYIAILGGAKVSDKIPVIENLLNKVDSILIGGAMAYTFLKAKGVEIGKSILEMEMVELAEQYMNKAKEKGIDIFLPVDHVITDKIEDGKVEITLDEKIPEGFMGVDIGPETIVKFKEVIKGAKTVVWNGPMGIFEIDSFSAGTIAIANAIAESECVSIVGGGDSAAAVKKAGVFDKISHVSTGGGASLEYLAGKKLPGIEVLSDK; this is translated from the coding sequence ATGTCTAAGGCAACTATTAAAGACCTTGATTTAAAAGGTAAAAGGGTCTTTATAAGGGTTGATTTTAATGTCCCCGTAAAAAACGGGGTGGTTACTGACGACAATAGAATAGTAAGCGCACTTCCCACAATCAACTATGCACTTGAAAAAGGAGCAAAGATTATCCTTGCATCCCACAGAGGAAGGCCTAAAGGGGAAGGCTTTGAAGAAGACTATTCTATGAAGCCTGTTTTTTTAAGGTTAAAAAGTGAATTTGGTGATAATGTGTTCTATTCAGAGAAGGTTATAGGGGAAGAGGTTGTTAAAAAGTCGCAGGAGTTAAAAGAGGGACAGATTCTTTTAATAGAGAATTTAAGGTTTGAAAAGGGGGAAAAGAAAAGTGACCCTGAATTTGCAAAAGAGTTAAGAAAACTATCTGATTTATATGTGAACGATGCCTTTGGAACATGTCATAGAAAAGACGCATCTGTTTATGTTTTACCTACACTTTACGAAAAACCTGTTGCAGGTTTTCTTGTTGAAAAGGAAATTCACTATTTTGAAAATGTACTTGCAAACCCTGAAAAGCCATACATTGCTATTTTAGGGGGGGCAAAGGTTTCAGACAAAATCCCGGTAATTGAAAACCTTTTAAACAAGGTTGATTCAATACTTATCGGCGGCGCAATGGCATACACATTTTTAAAGGCAAAGGGTGTTGAAATAGGAAAGTCTATCCTTGAAATGGAAATGGTGGAGCTTGCAGAACAATATATGAATAAGGCAAAAGAAAAGGGGATAGATATTTTTCTTCCTGTTGACCATGTAATTACCGACAAAATTGAGGATGGGAAGGTTGAGATTACCCTTGACGAAAAAATCCCTGAAGGGTTTATGGGGGTTGATATTGGCCCTGAAACCATAGTTAAGTTTAAAGAGGTTATCAAAGGTGCGAAAACTGTTGTGTGGAATGGACCTATGGGAATTTTTGAGATAGATAGCTTCTCAGCAGGCACAATTGCCATTGCAAATGCCATTGCTGAATCTGAGTGTGTGTCTATAGTTGGTGGGGGAGATAGTGCCGCAGCTGTAAAAAAAGCTGGAGTTTTTGATAAAATTTCCCATGTTTCCACAGGTGGGGGAGCATCTTTAGAGTACCTTGCTGGCAAAAAATTACCTGGAATAGAAGTGTTATCTGATAAGTGA
- a CDS encoding tetratricopeptide repeat protein: MSLFGLFREKDCEFYKQKGEKLFHKQDFYNALINFEKALEKDCEQSLKEKVEEKIEECKKRLAEKNLELAKAYFEAEDFDEAVGFAETCIKYAVDKGVKEEAENIIREIEMGELELQRGSKREYVYEDVEDDEYFEIISEHYPDFIKKELEENDELKKICIEINRGNLDKAEKIEEFPDSYASNYMKVLYFSLKEDYEKAFEIFNTMFNEKKDEFTEAMLCEYLELTRRLEKEDDLIEKVLDVGGNYLDVVKLAASIYLERDNLERSEELVEYGFEIMDKLNPDRELIATAGLLYFQKKEYKKCVDYLGSLKEMYARMGYFVFPPEMAIPLAYSYSQLNKHNEGLELLLHLIKETKDPEAIKLAEKIAEKSDREDLKKQLKYLVE, from the coding sequence ATGTCACTATTTGGACTGTTTAGAGAGAAAGATTGTGAATTTTATAAACAAAAGGGAGAAAAGCTTTTCCACAAGCAAGACTTTTACAATGCTTTGATAAACTTTGAAAAGGCACTTGAAAAGGATTGCGAACAATCTTTGAAGGAAAAAGTTGAAGAAAAGATTGAAGAATGCAAGAAAAGGCTTGCAGAAAAAAACCTTGAGCTTGCAAAGGCTTACTTTGAGGCTGAGGATTTTGATGAAGCAGTCGGTTTTGCGGAAACATGCATAAAATATGCAGTGGATAAAGGTGTAAAAGAAGAGGCTGAAAATATTATCAGGGAAATTGAGATGGGAGAACTTGAATTACAAAGGGGAAGTAAAAGGGAATATGTTTACGAAGATGTTGAAGATGATGAATATTTTGAGATTATTTCAGAGCATTACCCTGATTTTATAAAGAAAGAATTAGAAGAAAATGATGAATTAAAAAAAATATGCATTGAGATTAATCGTGGCAATCTTGATAAGGCTGAAAAAATTGAGGAGTTCCCTGATTCTTACGCTTCAAACTATATGAAGGTGTTATATTTTTCCTTAAAAGAGGATTATGAAAAGGCTTTTGAGATTTTTAATACTATGTTTAATGAGAAAAAAGATGAATTTACAGAAGCAATGCTATGCGAGTACCTTGAATTAACAAGAAGGCTTGAAAAAGAGGATGATTTAATTGAAAAAGTGCTTGATGTAGGTGGAAATTACCTTGATGTTGTTAAGTTAGCTGCAAGTATATACCTTGAAAGAGATAATTTAGAAAGAAGTGAAGAGCTTGTTGAATATGGGTTTGAGATAATGGACAAACTTAACCCTGACAGGGAGTTGATAGCGACTGCTGGGTTGCTTTACTTTCAGAAGAAAGAATATAAAAAGTGTGTTGATTATTTAGGAAGTTTAAAAGAAATGTATGCCCGTATGGGATACTTTGTCTTTCCGCCTGAAATGGCTATCCCCCTTGCTTATTCATACTCTCAATTGAATAAGCATAATGAGGGGCTTGAATTGCTTTTGCATCTAATTAAAGAAACGAAAGACCCTGAGGCAATAAAGCTTGCTGAAAAGATTGCAGAAAAGTCTGACAGGGAAGACTTGAAAAAACAATTAAAGTATCTGGTGGAGTAA
- a CDS encoding MATE family efflux transporter produces the protein MKKGELTLKYIFKFWFPIALTWLMMSFEGPYTTAVIARLSDAKYNLAAYGIAFSFALIVEAPIIMLMTASTALVKNRQSYKKLRNFTFLLNFLITLIMGIVLIPKVFNFITITLMGLEKRLAILVYHATALLLPWPAAIGFRRFYQGILIANNKTKRIAYGTVIRILTVIISTLLLANFTNFKGVYVGAISLSFAVIFEAFVIYAMTYEIIKDRVLKTESDFNLTYGYLATFYIPLALTSFIALGVQPIVTFFVAKSRLALDSLAVLPVVTSFIFIFRSMGLSFQEVGVALMKYDDENFNTLKTFVFMLSVIVSFTLAAIMLTPARYLWFQKVAGLSPDLIPLAVQTASILVLLPALSILISWQRSVLVNAALTRHITYGTIVEFVSIVVLMLVFLKMNLIGAHAAALSFILGRAAANIYFHQIYKKGIRNLVLLKD, from the coding sequence ATGAAAAAAGGTGAGTTGACTTTAAAGTATATATTCAAATTCTGGTTCCCAATTGCCCTGACATGGCTTATGATGTCTTTTGAGGGGCCATACACTACAGCTGTAATTGCAAGGTTAAGTGATGCTAAATATAACCTTGCTGCATACGGAATTGCGTTTTCTTTTGCTTTAATAGTTGAAGCGCCAATTATTATGCTTATGACAGCCTCAACAGCACTTGTGAAAAACAGGCAATCTTATAAAAAATTGCGTAATTTTACCTTTCTTTTAAACTTTTTAATCACTTTAATTATGGGGATTGTTCTAATCCCTAAGGTTTTTAATTTTATTACCATTACCCTTATGGGGCTGGAAAAAAGACTTGCCATTCTTGTATACCATGCAACTGCTTTATTACTCCCCTGGCCTGCGGCAATTGGTTTTAGAAGGTTTTATCAGGGAATTCTAATTGCAAACAATAAAACAAAAAGAATTGCTTATGGTACTGTAATCAGGATTCTAACTGTCATAATTTCAACCCTTTTACTTGCAAATTTTACCAATTTTAAAGGTGTTTATGTTGGCGCAATATCTCTTTCCTTTGCTGTGATTTTTGAGGCATTTGTTATATATGCAATGACTTACGAAATTATAAAAGATAGAGTTTTAAAAACAGAAAGTGATTTTAATCTTACCTATGGTTATCTGGCAACTTTTTATATCCCCCTTGCTTTAACCTCTTTTATTGCCTTAGGTGTTCAGCCTATTGTTACCTTTTTTGTTGCAAAAAGCAGGCTTGCCCTTGATTCCCTTGCGGTTTTGCCTGTTGTTACCTCTTTTATTTTTATCTTTAGGAGCATGGGGCTTTCTTTCCAGGAAGTGGGTGTTGCTTTAATGAAATACGATGACGAAAACTTTAACACATTGAAAACATTTGTTTTTATGCTTTCGGTAATTGTTTCTTTTACCCTTGCTGCAATAATGCTTACCCCTGCAAGATATTTATGGTTTCAGAAGGTAGCCGGATTGTCGCCAGACTTAATACCCCTTGCAGTTCAAACCGCATCCATTCTTGTTCTATTGCCTGCTTTAAGCATTTTAATCTCATGGCAGAGAAGTGTTCTTGTAAATGCTGCTTTAACGAGGCATATAACATATGGCACAATTGTTGAGTTTGTATCAATTGTGGTTTTAATGCTTGTTTTTCTAAAAATGAATTTAATTGGAGCGCACGCTGCGGCACTTTCTTTTATTTTAGGAAGGGCAGCGGCAAATATCTATTTTCATCAGATATACAAAAAGGGAATTCGCAACCTTGTTTTGTTAAAGGATTAG
- a CDS encoding putative molybdenum carrier protein: MLKRIVSGGQTGVDRAAVDVAIDCNFSYGGYIPQGRLAEDGKIPLTYSEFKELDSKDYSARTKKNIEHSDGTVIIHNGKMGNGTRLTIDYAEKTGKPILIIDLSKTDIQNAKLLLKRFVEQNSIEVLSVAGPRQSISPEIYNLTYNLIKSFLSD, translated from the coding sequence ATGCTTAAAAGGATTGTTTCAGGTGGCCAGACAGGGGTTGATAGGGCTGCTGTTGATGTTGCAATTGACTGTAATTTTTCCTACGGTGGCTATATCCCTCAAGGAAGGCTTGCTGAAGACGGGAAAATCCCTTTAACTTACAGTGAATTTAAAGAGTTAGATAGTAAAGATTATTCAGCAAGAACAAAAAAGAATATTGAACACTCAGATGGTACTGTAATTATACACAACGGGAAAATGGGAAATGGAACAAGGTTAACTATTGACTACGCTGAAAAAACAGGGAAACCTATTTTAATTATAGACCTTTCAAAAACAGATATTCAGAATGCAAAACTTTTATTAAAAAGATTTGTTGAGCAAAATAGCATTGAAGTTCTAAGTGTTGCTGGGCCAAGGCAATCAATATCTCCAGAAATTTATAATCTAACTTACAACCTTATAAAATCCTTTCTTTCAGATTAA
- a CDS encoding type II secretion system F family protein yields MAKFYYKASTRVGEIKEGEVDASSLEEAKKKVASMGFIPISVSDNQSISTEGIRNLDLTSFFRRKKKTKSSDVLLFTEKLAVLLRSGLPIDKSLSLMVELSETEIMRDIASSLLKDVNSGKSLAEAMEKFPDFFSKLYVNMIKAGESAGVVDIVMEQLLDYLRQKEELKSYVISSLIYPALLLVVGVLTVGILVGYVLPKFQEIFESMGQELPVPTQIMMDISDFFVTYKWLIILFIFLIWFGYKKWVSTEKGRRKRDEILLKLPVIKRLVIESETARLASTAGILITSAVPLIQALNIVREIISNTLIREAFEPVIKGAKKGEGVARPMRDAGIFPPLAVHLIQVGEESGTLGKMMLKVGEIFQENIKKSIKAFVSLFEPALILIMGIVVGLIVGSMLMAIFSINEAPF; encoded by the coding sequence ATGGCAAAGTTTTACTATAAGGCGTCCACAAGGGTTGGTGAGATAAAAGAGGGAGAGGTAGACGCTTCTTCCCTTGAAGAAGCAAAGAAAAAAGTTGCCTCAATGGGTTTTATCCCTATTTCAGTTTCCGACAACCAATCCATATCAACAGAAGGGATAAGAAACCTTGATTTAACCTCTTTTTTCAGAAGAAAAAAGAAGACAAAATCCTCTGATGTTTTACTCTTCACTGAAAAACTTGCCGTTTTGCTTCGTTCCGGATTGCCTATAGACAAGAGTTTAAGTTTAATGGTGGAGCTTTCTGAAACAGAAATAATGAGGGATATAGCGTCTTCACTTTTGAAAGATGTAAACTCAGGTAAATCCCTTGCTGAAGCAATGGAGAAATTCCCGGACTTCTTTTCCAAGTTGTATGTAAATATGATTAAAGCAGGGGAGTCAGCAGGGGTAGTTGATATTGTTATGGAGCAATTGCTTGATTATTTAAGGCAGAAAGAGGAATTAAAATCATATGTAATATCATCTTTGATTTATCCTGCACTGTTGCTTGTTGTTGGTGTGTTGACTGTTGGAATACTTGTTGGTTATGTTTTACCTAAATTCCAGGAGATATTTGAATCAATGGGGCAGGAACTCCCTGTCCCCACTCAAATAATGATGGATATTTCAGATTTTTTTGTCACCTACAAATGGCTCATTATACTTTTTATCTTTTTAATCTGGTTTGGATATAAAAAGTGGGTTTCAACAGAAAAGGGAAGGAGAAAGAGAGACGAAATACTTTTAAAATTACCTGTAATAAAAAGGCTTGTCATTGAATCTGAAACTGCAAGGCTTGCATCCACAGCAGGGATTTTAATTACAAGTGCAGTTCCTTTAATTCAGGCTTTGAACATTGTAAGGGAGATAATTTCAAATACCCTGATTAGAGAGGCTTTTGAGCCTGTAATCAAGGGTGCTAAAAAGGGAGAAGGGGTTGCGAGGCCAATGAGGGATGCAGGTATTTTCCCCCCTCTTGCGGTACACCTTATTCAGGTGGGTGAGGAGTCAGGCACATTGGGCAAAATGATGCTTAAAGTAGGGGAGATTTTTCAGGAAAATATAAAAAAGTCAATAAAGGCTTTTGTGTCACTGTTTGAGCCAGCGCTGATTTTAATAATGGGAATTGTTGTTGGCTTGATTGTTGGCTCAATGCTTATGGCTATTTTTTCAATTAACGAAGCACCTTTTTAA
- the gspE gene encoding type II secretion system ATPase GspE, producing MKKLGEILIDKGKVEKTDIDRALILQKDNGQKIGKILLSLGYITEKDLVDALVEQTGIKSYFGESFPDVEQIEKIEELSYEYLKNKLIFPLKKTESTLEVIMDDPFDFETIASLETLLNVDVVPYLGVESEILDALKKVYAEEQAIDETGVLGEIDEDNIEQLKDLASEAPVIRLVNQMISKAVEMKASDIHVEPFEKILRIRFRIDGVLHDVDNPPRSIAPAVISRIKIMSKLDIAEKRVPQDGRINLRVLGKEIDLRVSTVPTLHGESVVMRILDKGSIKLFDLGKLGFPPDTYKKFETLIKKPHGIILVTGPTGSGKTTTLYAVLNRLNSPEKKIITVEDPVEYQLEGVNQIHVNPQVGLTFASGLRTILRQDPDIILVGEIRDKETAEIAIQASLTGHLVLSTLHTNDACGAVTRLLDMGVEDYLISSTLIGVLAQRLVRVVCKNCRKKIKLTKEHLLDFGIDPSKYGELPEVYTAEGCKECNFTGYVGRMAIFELFMIDENVRKMILEKPDTPKLKAYARKNGMRTLREDGFLKVIQGITTPEEVLRVTQEE from the coding sequence ATGAAAAAGCTTGGTGAAATACTAATTGATAAGGGCAAGGTAGAGAAAACAGATATAGACAGGGCTTTAATCCTCCAGAAGGACAATGGACAAAAAATAGGTAAAATTCTTCTAAGTTTAGGATATATCACTGAAAAAGACCTCGTTGATGCTCTTGTTGAGCAAACAGGAATAAAGTCCTATTTTGGAGAAAGTTTCCCCGATGTTGAGCAAATTGAAAAGATAGAGGAATTATCTTACGAATATTTAAAAAACAAACTAATATTTCCATTAAAGAAAACTGAATCAACCCTTGAGGTTATTATGGATGACCCATTTGATTTTGAGACAATTGCTTCATTAGAAACGCTTTTAAATGTTGATGTTGTTCCCTATCTTGGGGTTGAGTCAGAGATTTTAGACGCTTTAAAAAAGGTTTACGCAGAAGAGCAGGCTATTGACGAAACAGGTGTTTTAGGGGAAATAGATGAAGACAATATTGAGCAGTTAAAAGATTTAGCATCAGAGGCACCGGTTATCAGGCTTGTTAATCAGATGATTTCAAAGGCTGTTGAGATGAAGGCTTCAGATATTCATGTTGAGCCGTTTGAAAAGATTTTAAGAATAAGGTTTAGAATTGATGGGGTTCTCCACGATGTTGACAACCCGCCGAGGAGTATTGCACCTGCTGTTATTTCAAGAATAAAGATTATGTCAAAGCTTGATATTGCAGAAAAAAGGGTTCCTCAGGACGGAAGGATAAATTTAAGGGTTTTAGGAAAAGAGATAGACCTTCGTGTGTCAACTGTGCCAACCCTTCACGGAGAGTCTGTTGTTATGAGAATTTTAGATAAAGGAAGCATAAAACTGTTTGATTTGGGGAAATTGGGTTTCCCGCCAGATACCTATAAAAAGTTTGAAACATTGATAAAAAAGCCTCACGGAATTATCCTTGTTACAGGGCCAACAGGTTCAGGTAAAACCACAACCCTTTATGCTGTATTAAACAGGCTTAATTCTCCTGAAAAAAAGATAATAACAGTTGAAGACCCTGTTGAATACCAGTTAGAGGGTGTAAATCAGATACATGTTAACCCCCAGGTTGGGCTAACATTTGCCTCTGGTTTGAGAACAATTTTAAGGCAGGATCCGGATATTATACTTGTTGGTGAGATAAGGGATAAGGAAACGGCGGAAATTGCAATTCAGGCATCTCTAACAGGGCATTTGGTGCTTTCAACCTTGCATACCAACGATGCATGCGGAGCAGTGACAAGGCTTTTAGATATGGGGGTTGAAGATTACCTTATTTCTTCAACTTTGATAGGTGTGCTTGCCCAGAGGCTTGTAAGGGTTGTATGTAAAAATTGCAGGAAAAAGATAAAATTAACCAAAGAACACCTGTTAGATTTTGGGATTGACCCTTCAAAATATGGGGAGTTGCCAGAGGTTTATACCGCAGAAGGTTGCAAAGAGTGTAACTTTACAGGTTATGTTGGAAGAATGGCTATTTTTGAGCTGTTTATGATAGACGAAAATGTTAGGAAAATGATTCTTGAAAAACCTGATACCCCTAAATTGAAGGCTTATGCAAGAAAGAACGGTATGAGAACTTTAAGAGAAGATGGTTTCTTAAAGGTTATTCAGGGAATTACAACACCTGAAGAGGTTTTAAGGGTAACTCAGGAAGAGTAG
- the gap gene encoding type I glyceraldehyde-3-phosphate dehydrogenase produces MTIKLGINGFGRIGRCVFRAIYADKDCNIDVVAINDLMDPFTLAHLLKHDSVHGRFDGTVEAVEDGIIVNGKKIIVTAERDLNNLKWGEFGVDVVLESTGIFREKKYLEVHFARGAKKVVLSAPAKGEGVHTVVLGVNEETLTDDINIVSNASCTTNCLAPVVKVIDENFKVKRGWLTTVHSYTNDQRILDLPHKDLRRARAAAMSMIPTTTGAAKAVGLVLPHLKGKLDGLAVRVPTPNVSLVDVVFDVEKPTTTEEVNKVFKEAAEGKLKGILAYSEEELVSVDYNGCQASSTVDASFTKVIDGTLIKVLSWYDNEMGYSTRVKDLIVYMMKK; encoded by the coding sequence ATGACTATCAAATTAGGAATTAACGGTTTTGGAAGAATTGGAAGGTGTGTATTCAGGGCAATCTATGCTGATAAGGATTGCAATATTGATGTTGTTGCTATCAACGATTTAATGGACCCATTTACTTTAGCCCATCTTTTAAAACACGATTCAGTTCACGGCAGGTTTGACGGAACTGTTGAGGCTGTGGAAGACGGCATTATAGTTAACGGTAAAAAGATTATAGTTACGGCTGAGAGGGATTTAAACAACCTCAAATGGGGGGAATTTGGCGTTGATGTTGTATTAGAATCCACTGGAATTTTTAGAGAAAAGAAATACCTTGAGGTTCACTTTGCAAGGGGAGCGAAGAAGGTTGTGTTATCTGCACCGGCAAAGGGAGAGGGTGTTCATACAGTTGTTTTAGGGGTAAACGAAGAAACCTTAACCGACGACATTAACATTGTTTCAAACGCTTCCTGTACAACAAATTGTTTGGCACCTGTTGTAAAGGTTATTGATGAAAACTTCAAGGTTAAAAGAGGCTGGCTTACAACTGTTCACTCATACACAAACGACCAGAGAATACTTGATTTGCCTCACAAGGATTTAAGAAGGGCGAGGGCTGCTGCAATGAGCATGATTCCAACCACAACTGGTGCAGCAAAGGCTGTTGGGCTTGTACTGCCCCACCTTAAAGGAAAACTTGACGGGCTTGCAGTAAGGGTGCCAACCCCAAATGTTTCGCTTGTAGATGTTGTTTTTGATGTTGAAAAGCCAACCACAACTGAAGAGGTTAACAAAGTTTTTAAAGAGGCAGCCGAAGGAAAATTAAAAGGGATTCTTGCATATTCAGAAGAAGAGCTTGTTTCTGTAGATTACAATGGATGCCAGGCTTCATCAACTGTTGATGCTTCCTTTACCAAGGTAATTGATGGCACTTTAATTAAAGTACTCTCCTGGTATGACAATGAAATGGGTTATTCAACAAGGGTAAAAGACTTAATTGTTTATATGATGAAAAAGTGA
- the secG gene encoding preprotein translocase subunit SecG yields the protein MYTFVLVIHVIVSILLMVVILLQDGKGGDVVSALGGGGSQSVFGGAGAAPFLTKATVVLTVIFAVTSLSLAVLKTRERKSILQSINPKVAVQETQVEKPKKKEGAITPDKKQGEVKEESKAKEGSAKEATVNQKNAKKTKAEVEQKKDQKEADKAKK from the coding sequence TTGTACACATTTGTGCTTGTAATTCATGTAATTGTCTCAATTCTTTTAATGGTTGTTATCCTTTTGCAGGACGGTAAAGGTGGAGATGTTGTTTCAGCGTTAGGCGGCGGTGGTTCTCAAAGCGTGTTCGGGGGAGCAGGAGCGGCTCCTTTCTTAACCAAGGCAACTGTTGTGTTAACTGTTATTTTTGCAGTCACTTCACTTTCTCTTGCTGTTTTAAAAACAAGGGAAAGGAAGTCTATCCTTCAATCGATTAATCCAAAGGTTGCTGTTCAGGAGACTCAGGTAGAAAAACCTAAAAAGAAAGAGGGAGCTATTACTCCTGACAAAAAACAGGGTGAGGTTAAAGAGGAGAGTAAAGCAAAAGAAGGTAGTGCAAAAGAGGCAACAGTTAATCAGAAAAATGCTAAAAAAACTAAAGCTGAAGTAGAGCAAAAAAAAGATCAAAAAGAGGCAGATAAGGCTAAAAAATAA
- the tpiA gene encoding triose-phosphate isomerase, producing MRKLFIAGNWKMHNGVKDTEDFFNELFNLVSNYEKVDIAIAPPFTSIPKAVEVCRTKRVLIGAQNMYFEDKGAFTGEISPQFLKELNVDFVILGHSERRHIFGETNDLIAKKLKKALNEGFIPILCVGETLKEREDEKTETVLKEQVDSAFNNLTPDEAKRVIIAYEPVWAIGTGKTATPEIARDAHFFIRKRIKELYNSIVADEIRILYGGSVKPENAKSLLQVDQIDGALIGGASLKAQSFAEIIKIGMEV from the coding sequence ATGAGAAAATTGTTTATTGCAGGAAACTGGAAAATGCATAATGGGGTTAAAGATACTGAAGATTTCTTTAATGAACTGTTTAACCTTGTTTCAAACTACGAAAAGGTTGATATAGCAATAGCGCCTCCATTTACCTCAATTCCCAAGGCTGTTGAGGTTTGCAGGACAAAGAGGGTTTTAATTGGTGCTCAAAATATGTATTTTGAGGATAAAGGCGCTTTTACAGGAGAGATTTCCCCTCAATTTTTAAAAGAGTTAAATGTTGATTTTGTAATTTTGGGACACAGTGAAAGAAGGCACATCTTTGGAGAAACAAACGATTTAATTGCAAAAAAGCTGAAAAAGGCTCTTAATGAGGGATTTATTCCTATTTTATGCGTAGGGGAAACCCTTAAAGAGAGAGAGGATGAAAAAACAGAGACTGTATTGAAAGAGCAGGTTGATTCAGCATTCAATAATTTAACCCCTGATGAGGCAAAAAGGGTAATTATTGCCTATGAGCCTGTGTGGGCAATAGGCACAGGGAAGACTGCAACCCCTGAAATTGCAAGGGATGCTCATTTTTTTATTCGCAAAAGGATAAAAGAGTTGTATAATTCCATAGTTGCCGACGAAATTAGAATTCTTTACGGCGGCAGCGTAAAACCAGAGAACGCAAAAAGTTTGTTACAGGTTGACCAGATTGACGGAGCATTGATAGGCGGAGCAAGCCTTAAAGCTCAATCTTTTGCGGAAATAATTAAGATAGGTATGGAGGTATAA
- the recR gene encoding recombination mediator RecR has protein sequence MRGYPLKIKRVIENLQKLPGIGVKTAERLAMSLLRRSKKDSIELAESIKDMVMNVKYCSKCRNFSESDVCDICSSPSREKNIICVVEQPEDFFAIERAGEYRGIYFILHGSISPIEGIGAEELGIDYLVKRVKNEGIREVIIATDPDVSGEATAIYIARLLQDTDAVVSRIALGIPAGGHIGYADEITMIKALEGRRRIILE, from the coding sequence ATGAGAGGCTATCCTTTAAAAATTAAAAGGGTAATAGAAAATTTGCAAAAGCTTCCAGGAATTGGGGTAAAAACAGCAGAAAGGCTTGCTATGTCTCTTTTGAGGAGAAGCAAAAAAGATTCGATTGAGCTTGCGGAAAGCATTAAAGATATGGTTATGAATGTTAAATATTGTTCAAAGTGCAGGAATTTTTCCGAGTCTGATGTGTGCGATATTTGTTCTTCACCTTCAAGAGAAAAAAATATAATCTGTGTGGTTGAGCAGCCGGAAGACTTTTTTGCAATTGAGAGGGCAGGGGAGTATAGGGGAATTTACTTTATACTTCACGGAAGCATTTCACCTATTGAGGGGATTGGCGCAGAGGAGTTGGGTATAGATTACCTTGTGAAAAGGGTTAAAAATGAGGGGATAAGAGAGGTGATTATTGCCACAGACCCTGATGTTTCAGGTGAAGCAACTGCAATTTACATAGCAAGGTTGCTTCAGGATACAGATGCAGTTGTGTCAAGGATAGCATTGGGAATCCCTGCAGGTGGGCATATTGGCTATGCTGACGAGATAACAATGATAAAAGCCCTTGAAGGTAGAAGAAGGATAATCCTTGAATAA